A region from the Corylus avellana chromosome ca7, CavTom2PMs-1.0 genome encodes:
- the LOC132186671 gene encoding LOB domain-containing protein 12-like — MGGNSPCASCKLLRRRCAKDCIFSPYFPSDDPHKFAIVHKVFGASNVSKMLQELPVHQRADAVSSLVYEANARVRDPVYGCVGAISYLQNQVSQLQMQLAVAQAEILCIQMQQEPAMPTTQMDPDDKSYFLHDNLPQYLNFASSSSNVIHDSLKRESIFGHDMVS; from the exons ATGGGCGGCAATTCCCCATGCGCTTCCTGCAAGTTGCTGAGGCGTCGATGCGCCAAAGACTGCATTTTCTCCCCTTACTTCCCTTCTGATGACCCTCACAAGTTTGCCATTGTTCACAAGGTCTTTGGTGCTAGCAACGTCAGCAAAATGTTgcag GAGCTTCCGGTTCACCAGAGAGCAGACGCAGTGAGCAGTCTAGTTTACGAGGCAAACGCAAGAGTGAGAGACCCTGTTTATGGGTGTGTTGGAGCCATATCTTACCTGCAGAACCAGGTCTCACAGCTTCAAATGCAGCTAGCAGTGGCTCAAGCAGAGATACTCTGCATCCAAATGCAGCAGGAGCCAGCCATGCCAACCACACAGATGGACCCAGATGACAAATCATACTTTCTGCACGATAATCTCCCTCAGTACCTTAATTTTGCCTCCTCCTCTAGCAATGTAATTCATGACTCTCTCAAGAGAGAGAGCATTTTTGGACATGACATggtttcttaa
- the LOC132187454 gene encoding ferritin-4, chloroplastic-like: MLLKAAPAVSLLHPPCGETLGPLFFSVSSPSSRSVSPLNYSSASLPSSLRFSSAKKFSGSVICLASKGDLPPAGVAFQPFEEAKKELDLIPTDPHLSLARKSYSDECEAAVNEQINIEFSFSYIYHAMFAYFDRDNVALEGLAKVFKDLSKTGRTNAEELMEYQNSRGGRVKLQSIAVPPSEYDHSQKGDALYAMELALSFEKLSYEKLLNLIGVAKRNHDAPLADFVENEFLDGQMEFIQTLSKYVAQLRKVGKGGHGVWHFDKVLYDEY; encoded by the exons ATGCTGCTTAAGGCTGCCCCAGCTGTCTCTCTTTTGCACCCACCTTGCGGAGAGACTCTGGGTCCTCTGTTTTTCTCTGTTTCATCACCGTCTTCGCGTTCAGTTTCTCCTCTGAACTACTCTTCGGCTTCTTTGCCTTCGAGTCTCCGATTTTCTTCGGCCAAGAAATTTAGCGGCTCTGTTATCTGCTTGGCTTCGAAGGGTGACCTTCCGCCGGCCGGCGTCGCGTTCCAGCCCTTCGAGGAGGCCAAGAAGGAGCTCGATCTCATCCCCACCGACCCTCACCTCTCGCTCGCTCGCAAGAGCTACTCCGACGAGTGCGAGGCCGCGGTTAACGAGCAGATCAA TATCGAATTCAGTTTCTCGTACATTTACCATGCCATGTTTGCCTACTTTGATAGAGACAACGTTGCCCTGGAGGGTCTTGCcaa GGTTTTTAAGGATTTGAGTAAAACAGGAAGGACAAATGCCGAGGAATTGATGGAATATCAG AACAGTCGAGGTGGAAGAGTGAAGCTGCAATCTATAGCGGTGCCTCCTTCTGAATACGATCATTCTCAGAAGGGAGATGCATTGTATG CTATGGAGCTTGCATTGTCTTTCGAGAAGCTTTCATATGAAAAGCTCCTCAACTTGATCGGC GTTGCCAAGCGAAACCATGATGCGCCGTTGGCAgattttgttgaaaatgagTTTTTAGATGGTCAG ATGGAATTTATCCAGACATTATCAAAATATGTTGCACAGCTGAGAAAAGTGGGGAAAGGAGGACATG GAGTCTGGCACTTCGATAAGGTGTTGTACGATGAGTATTAA
- the LOC132187795 gene encoding small ribosomal subunit protein eS4z-like, with product MARGLKKHLKRLNAPKHWMLDKLGGAFAPKPSSGPHKSRECLPLILILRNRLKYALTYREVIAILMQRHILVDGKVRTDKTYPAGFMDVVSIPKTNENFRLLYDTKGRFRLHSIRDEEAKFKLCKVRSVQFGQKGIPYLNTYDGRTIRYPDPVIKANDTIKLDLESNKITDFIKFDVGNVVMVTGGRNRGRVGVIKSREKHKGTFETIHVQDASGHEFATRLGNVFIIGKGTKPWVSLPKGKGIKLTIIEEARKRHGAEAAASTA from the exons GCGAGAGGATTGAAGAAACATTTGAAGAGGCTCAATGCCCCAAAGCATTGGATGCTCGACAAACTTGGTGGTGCATTT GCTCCCAAGCCTTCATCTGGACCTCACAAATCCAGGGAATGCCTTCCATTGATCCTTATTCTACGAAACAGGTTGAAGTATGCTCTCACTTACCGTGAGGTCATTGCCATTTTGATGCAACGCCATATTCTGGTTGATGGGAAGGTCAGGACGGATAAAACTTATCCTGCAGGATTCATGG ATGTTGTATCAATCCCTAAAACAAATGAGAATTTCCGTCTCCTTTATGACACCAAGGGTCGGTTCCGTCTCCACTCAATTAGGGATGAAGAGGCAAAG TTTAAGCTCTGCAAAGTCCGCTCTGTTCAGTTTGGCCAAAAAGGTATCCCTTACCTGAACACCTATGATGGACGAACCATCCGCTACCCGGACCCTGTAATTAAGGCAAACGACACAATCAAGCTAGACCTGGAGAGCAACAAGATCACAGATTTCATCAAGTTCGATGTTGGGAATGTAGTCATGGTGACAGGTGGAAGGAATAGGGGACGTGTTGGAGTCATCAAGAGCAGGGAGAAGCATAAGGGTACCTTTGAGACCATCCATGTTCAGGATGCCAGTGGGCATGAATTTGCAACTCGGTTGGGGAATGTGTTCATCATTGGAAAGGGGACAAAGCCATGGGTTTCCCTTCCTAAGGGTAAGGGTATTAAGCTGACAATCATTGAAGAGGCCAGGAAGAGGCATGGAGCAGAAGCAGCTGCATCTACAGCATAA
- the LOC132186670 gene encoding ferritin-2, chloroplastic-like, giving the protein MLLKAAPAFSLLNPPRGKTLGPLFSVSSPSSCSVSPLNSSASLASSLRFSSAKKDSGSAICSASKGANNKPLTGVVFEPFEEVKKELDLVPTVPQVSLARQKYSDDVEAAVNEQINIEYNVSYVYHAMFAYFDRDNVALRGLARFFKESSEEERGHAEKLMEYQNKRGGRVKLQSILMPLSEFDHEEKGDALYAMELVLSLEKLTSEKLFNLHAVAERNHDVQLLDFVESEFLAEQVEAIKKISEYVAQLRRVGKGHGVWHFDQMLLHEEEAIA; this is encoded by the exons ATGCTGCTTAAGGCCGCCCCAGCTTTCTCTCTTCTGAATCCACCTCGTGGAAAGACTCTTGGACCTCTGTTCTCTGTTTCGTCACCGTCTTCTTGTTCAGTTTCTCCTCTCAACTCTTCGGCTTCTTTGGCTTCGAGTCTCCGATTTTCTTCGGCCAAGAAAGATAGCGGCTCTGCTATCTGCTCGGCTTCGAAGGGTGCGAATAACAAGCCGCTCACCGGCGTCGTGTTCGAGCCTTTTGAGGAGGTCAAGAAGGAGCTCGATCTCGTCCCCACCGTCCCTCAGGTCTCTCTTGCTCGCCAGAAGTACTCCGACGACGTCGAGGCCGCGGTTAACGAGCAGATCAA TATCGAATACAATGTCTCGTACGTTTACCATGCCATGTTTGCCTACTTTGATAGAGACAACGTTGCGCTGAGGGGTCTTGCCag GTTTTTTAAAGAATCAAGTGAAGAAGAAAGGGGACATGCCGAGAAGTTGATGGAATATCAG AACAAACGAGGTGGAAGAGTGAAGCTGCAATCTATACTGATGCCCCTCTCTGAATTCGATCATGAGGAGAAGGGAGATGCGTTATATG CCATGGAGCTAGTACTGTCTTTGGAGAAGCTAACAAGTGAAAAGCTCTTCAACTTGCACGCC GTTGCTGAGCGAAACCATGATGTGCAGTTGTTAGATTTTGTTGAAAGCGAGTTTTTAGCTGAGCAG GTGGAAGCCATCAAGAAAATTTCAGAATATGTTGCACAGCTGAGAAGAGTGGGGAAAGGACATG GAGTGTGGCACTTCGATCAGATGTTGCTCCATGAGGAGGAAGCAATTGCTTGA